The following are encoded together in the Bombus affinis isolate iyBomAffi1 chromosome 6, iyBomAffi1.2, whole genome shotgun sequence genome:
- the LOC126917558 gene encoding kinesin-like protein unc-104 isoform X9 produces MSSVKVAVRVRPFNNREISREAQCIIEMSGNTTSILNPKAPPGSKDALKSFNYDYSYFSMDPNDANYSSQLMVYKDIGEEMLEHAFEGYNVCIFAYGQTGAGKSYTMMGKQEEGQEGIIPQICKDLFRKISRNSNECLKYSVEVSYMEIYCERVRDLLNPKNKGNLRVREHPLLGPYVEDLSKLAVMSYQDIHDLIDEGNKARTVAATNMNETSSRSHAVFTIFFTQQKQDSATGLVTEKVSKISLVDLAGSERADSTGAKGTRLKEGANINKSLTTLGKVISALAEIATKKKKKADFIPYRDSVLTWLLRENLGGNSKTAMIAAVSPADINYDETLSTLRYADRAKQIVCKAVVNEDANAKLIRELKEEIQKLRELLKQEGIDVQEGPDGKVTYEKKESRDEIVRATKREDDVKESRPRIPSHTTSTIAEEAVDQLQASEKLIAELNETWEEKLKRTEIIRLQREAVFAEMGVAVKEDGVTVGVFSPKKTPHLVNLNEDPLMSECLIYYIKDGFTRIGSAEANIPQDIQLCGPHILSEHCVFENHEGIITLIPKKGALIYVNGREVTEPIVLKTGSRVILGKNHVFRFNHPDQVRERREKGSPAETPGNGETVDWNFAQIELLEKQGIDLKAEMEKRLLALEEQFRKEKEEADQLFEEQRKNYEARIDALQRQVEEQSMTMSMYSSYTPEDFNNIEEDIFVNPLFDAESNWTEREFQLAAWAFRKWKYHQFTSLRDDLWGNAIFLKEANAISVELKKKVQFQFTLLTDTLYSPLPSDLLPVIDDEEEEERPFPRTIVAVEVQDTKNGATHYWTLDKLRQRLELMREMYHNEAELSPTSPDFNIESITGGDPFYDRFPWFRMVGRSFVYLSNLMYPVPLIHKVAIVNEKGDVKGYLRVAVQAVVEEENSEYSSGVRQSARISFEDDLFGNQKQNKRNTLLTQTLEKNRQILLHEERVVEGHNEQKEVKDEDDIGDADSGRGDSSVSSDMKEEDLPDHLQLGSEFTFRVTVLQAMGISTEYADIFCQFNFLHRHDEAFSTEPVKNTGKGCPPGFYHVQNITVTVTKSFLEYLKTQPIVFEVFGHYQQHPLHKDAKLEYCIVFHSVRQPPKRMLPPSIPISQPVRSPKFGSVLPSPSTSHVHAKYDVLVWFEICELAPNGEYVPSVVDHSDDLPCRGLFLLHQGIQRRIRITIVHEPASELRWKDVRELVVGRIRNTPEPEEEDNDSSVLSLGLFPGEYLEIPGDDRCMFRFEAAWDSSLHNSALLNRVTAYGEQIFMTISAYLELENCGRPAIITKDLSMIIYGRDARVGPRSLKHLFSGSYRNQEANRLSGVYELVLRRSSEAGSPGVQRRQRRVLDTSSTYVRGEENLHGWRPRGDSLIFDHQWELEKLTRLEEVERVRHTLLLREKLGIDKVSFCNKISHDFTKSEKEVCNMMAKATNETHASPVKLKRSTSKDVYEPWEMTEKEKELATKYIKLIQGRIPSKEPILLSDVSPGEDTMADMTASMISSVISSSSQESVYERASDYLEQAAGIIVWSRSKSCILRLSSPERARLQELQESILASESTNQPCTIAPAPLGSSSPSKENLVLYVPEVEEIRISPVIARKGYLNVLEHKTNGWKKRWVAVRRPYVLIFREEKDPVERALINLATAQVEYSEDQLAMVKVPNTFSVVTKHRGYLLQTLGDKEVYDWLYAINPLLAGQIRSKLARKGPATNLNNASPVGLVPPIDQQSNQNK; encoded by the exons ATGTCGTCGGTAAAGGTGGCGGTGAGGGTACGGCCCTTCAACAATCGAGAGATCTCCCGTGAGGCACAATGTATTATCGAAATGTCCGGCAATACTACTT CGATATTGAATCCCAAAGCACCACCTGGCAGCAAAGATGCGCTCAAGAGCTTCAATTACGATTATTCCTATTTTTCCATGGAC CCAAACGACGCAAATTATTCTTCACAACTAATGGTCTACAAGGATATCGGCGAAGAGATGTTGGAGCATGCTTTCGAAG GTTACAACGTCTGTATATTCGCTTACGGACAGACCGGTGCTGGCAAATCATACACTATGATGGGTAAACAAGAAGAAGGTCAAGAGGGAATAATACCTCAAATTTGCAAGGACCTCTTTAGAAAAATCAGTCGCAATTCAAACGAGTGCCTGAAGTATTCTGTTGAAGTGAGTTATATGGAAATATACTGCGAAAGGGTGCGGGATCTCTTAAATCCCAAGAACAAAGGAAACCTTCGTGTACGGGAGCATCCTCTGCTTGGACCGTACGTTGAGGACCTGTCCAAATTGGCGGTGATGTCGTATCAAGATATTCATGATCTTATCGATGAAGGGAACAAGGCAAG AACGGTAGCAGCCACAAATATGAACGAAACGTCTAGCAGATCTCATGCCGTATTTACGATATTCTTCACGCAACAAAAGCAGGATTCTGCAACAGGATTAGTGACAGAAAAAGTCAGCAAAATCTCCCTGGTCGATTTGGCGGGTTCTGAAAGGGCTGATTCTACTGGTGCAAAGGGTACGAGATTGAAAGAAGGTGCCAATATTAATAAAAGCTTGACGACCCTTGGAAAGGTCATCAGTGCCCTTGCTGAAATT GCgactaaaaagaagaaaaaggctGATTTCATCCCCTATAGAGATTCTGTTCTAACGTGGCTTTTGAGAGAAAATCTAGGAGGTAATTCTAAAACAGCAATGATTGCGGCAGTGAGTCCAGCGGACATCAATTACGATGAAACCCTCTCCACCTTACG ATACGCAGACAGAGCGAAACAAATAGTTTGCAAAGCCGTCGTCAACGAAGACGCGAACGCGAAGCTTATCAGAGAACTCAAAGAAGAGATTCAAAAATTGCGGGAATTGCTGAAACAAGAGGGTATTGATGTGCAAGAAG GGCCAGATGGTAAAGTCACATATGAAAAGAAAGAATCTA GGGATGAAATCGTCCGAGCAACCAAACGCGAGGACGACGTGAAGGAAAGTCGGCCACGAATTCCATCTCACACCACATCGACTATCGCTGAAGAAGCAGTGGATCAATTGCAAGCTTCAGAAAAACTTATAGCcg AATTGAATGAAACATGGGAAGAGAAGCTGAAACGAACCGAGATAATTCGTTTACAACGCGAGGCGGTGTTCGCCGAAATGGGAGTTGCTGTGAAAGAGGATGGAGTCACGGTTGGTGTATTCTCTCCGAAAAAGACTCCTCACTTGGTGAATTTGAATGAGGATCCGCTCATGTCCGAGTGTTTGATTTACTACATCAAGGATGGCTTCACACGTATCGGTAGCGCTGAAGCTAACATACCGCAAGATATACAGTTATGTGGTCCTCATATACTGAGCGAGCACTGCGTCTTCGAAAATCACGAGGGTATTATTACCCTGATTCCGAAGAAAGGAGCTTTAATTTACGTGAATGGGCGTGAGGTCACTGAACCGATCGTTCTGAAGACCGGATCTCGCGTCATCTTAGGAAAGAATCATGTGTTCAGATTCAATCACCCTGATCAGG TCCGTGAACGAAGAGAGAAGGGATCTCCCGCAGAAACTCCTGGAAATGGAGAAACAGTCGACTGGAACTTTGCACAGATCGAATTGCTGGAAAAACAAGGAATTGATCTAAAAGCTGAGATGGAGAAGAGATTATTAGCTTTGGAAGAACAATTCCGCAAAGAGAAGGAAGAGGCGGACCAATTGTTCGAAGAACAAAGAAAG AACTACGAGGCCCGAATAGACGCACTGCAACGACAGGTTGAGGAACAAAGCATGACGATGTCAATGTACAGCAGTTATACCCCCGAAGACTTTAACAATATCGAGGAAGATATTTTCG TCAACCCCTTGTTTGACGCAGAGAGCAACTGGACCGAGAGAGAGTTCCAACTGGCCGCTTGGGCCTTCCGCAAGTGGAAATATCATCAATTCACAAGTCTTCGGGATGATCTATGGGGCAACGCTATATTCCTCAAAGAAGCTAACGCTATTTCTGTCGAACTCAAAAAGAAG GTACAATTCCAGTTTACTTTGCTCACGGATACGCTTTATTCGCCGCTTCCTTCGGATCTCTTGCCTGTCATTGACGACGAGGAAGAGGAGGAAAGACCATTCCCGCGTACTATAGTTGCTGTAGAAGTTCAAGACACGAAGAATGGCGCGACACATTACTGGACACTCGATAAACTTAG ACAAAGACTTGAACTGATGCGAGAAATGTATCACAACGAGGCAGAATTGTCGCCGACATCCCCGGATTTCAATATCGAGTCCATCACTGGAGGTGATCCATTCTACGACCGTTTTCCCTGGTTCCGAATGGTCGGCAG GTCTTTCGTATATCTAAGCAATCTTATGTATCCTGTACCATTGATCCACAAAGTAGCGATAGTAAACGAAAAGGGAGACGTAAAAGGCTACTTGCGTGTAGCCGTGCAAGCTGTTGTTG AAGAGGAAAACAGTGAATACTCAAGTGGCGTCAGACAGTCAGCTAGAATTTCATTCGAGGACGACTTGTTTGGAAATCAGAAGCAGAACAAACGCAACACTCTGTTAACCCAAACTCTTGAGAAGAACCGACAAATTCTGTTACACGAGGAACGCGTCGTGGAGGGCCACAACGAGCAAAAGGAGGTGAAAGACGAAGACGATATCGGCGATGCAGACAGTGGCAGAGGGGATAGCTCAGTTTCCAGCGACATGAAGGAAGAGGATCTACCGGATCATTTGCAACTTGGCTCTGAATTCACATTCAGGGTTACCGTGTTACAGGCCATGGGCATTTCCACCGAATATGCTGACATTTTTTGCCAATTCAA TTTCTTGCATCGACACGATGAGGCATTTTCAACTGAGCCAGTAAAAAATACAGGAAAAGGATGTCCTCCTGGATTTTATCACGTACAAAAT ATCACGGTGACGGTAACAAAATCATTCTTGGAATATCTAAAAACTCAGCCAATCGTTTTCGAAGTTTTTGGACACTATCAGCAACATCCTCTGCATAAAGATGCAAAACTGGAATA TTGCATTGTATTCCATAGCGTAAGACAACCACCGAAGAGAATGCTTCCGCCATCTATACCTATCAGTCAACCCGTACGTTCGCCGAAATTCGGCAGTGTTTTACCATCTCCGAGCACCTCACACGTGCACGCGAAATACGATGTATTAGTTTGGTTTGAGATTTGCGAGTTAGCGCCGAACGGTGAATACGTACCATCCGTGGTCGACCATAGCGACGATCTACCGTGTCGTGGATTGTTTTTGCTCCATCAGGGAATCCAGCGTCGGATTCGAATTACCATTGTACACGAACCAGCGTCTGAGCTGCGATGGAAAGATGTAAGAGAGTTGGTCGTCGGACGTATTAGAAACACGCCAGAACCGGAGGAGGAGGACAATGATTCGTCGGTGCTTTCGTTAGGGCTTTTCCCTGGCGAATATCTAGAAATACCTGGTGATGATAGATGCATGTTCAGATTCGAGGCAGCGTGGGATAGTTCTCTTCATAATTCGGCCTTGCTCAATAGAGTTACAGCTTACGGAGAACAAATTTTCATGACAATTTCTGCTTACCTCGAG TTGGAGAATTGTGGAAGACCAGCGATCATCACGAAAGACTTGAGTATGATCATTTATGGCAGAGACGCCAGAGTAGGGCCACGTTCTCTGAAGCATCTATTCAGCGGAAGCTATCGCAATCAAGAAGCAAACAGACTCAGTGGTGTTTACGAGCTGGTCTTGCGTCGTTCTTCGGAAGCAGGTAGCCCAG GCGTTCAGAGGAGACAACGGCGTGTATTGGACACCAGCTCTACATATGTTAGAGGAGAGGAGAATCTTCATGGATGGAGACCACGGGGAGATAGCTTAATATTCGATCACCAATGGGAGTTAGAAAAATTGACAAGATTAGAAGAGGTGGAGAGAGTAAGACACACGCTATTGTTACGAGAAAAGCTCGGTATCGACAAAGTGTCATTCTGCAATAAAATATCTCATGATTTCACAAAGAGTGAGAAG GAGGTCTGCAACATGATGGCGAAAGCGACGAATGAAACGCATGCCAGCCCGGTGAAATTGAAGCGTTCAACTAGTAAAGACGTTTACGAGCCTTGGGAGATGaccgaaaaagaaaaagaactagCCACGAAGTATATCAAACTTATTCAAGGTCGCATTCCAAGCAAAGAACCCATTCTATTGTCCGACGTTTCACCCGGAGAAGACACTATGGCCGATATGACGGCATCTATGATATCTTCGGTGATATCATCCTCGTCCCAAGAGTCAGTATACGAGAGAGCTAGTGATTACTTAGAGCAG GCTGCTGGTATAATAGTATGGAGCAGATCTAAGTCGTGCATCCTTAGGTTAAGTTCACCGGAGAGAGCTAGACTGCAGGAACTGCAGGAGAGTATATTAGCCAGTGAATCCACTAATCAACCGTGTACAATCGCACCGGCTCCATTGGGTTCATCTTCCCCATCGAAGGAGAATTTGGTACTCTACGTGCCGGAAGTCGAAGAAATTCGCATCAGTCCGGTTATTGCCAGAAAAGGATACCTAAATGTTCTCGAACACAAGACTAATGGTTGGAAGAAACGTTGGGTG GCTGTACGACGACCATACGTTTTGATCTTTCGAGAAGAAAAGGACCCAGTGGAGAGAGCTCTCATTAATTTAGCTACTGCTCAAGTTGAATATTCTGAAGATCAATTAGCTATGGTGAAAGTACCAAATACTTTCAG CGTTGTTACAAAACATCGaggatatttattgcaaacttTAGGAGATAAGGAGGTTTATGACTGGCTGTACGCTATTAATCCTCTTCTTGCTGGTCAAATCAG GTCAAAACTAGCACGCAAGGGGCCAGCTACGAATCTGAATAACGCTTCGCCTGTTGGTCTAGTCCCGCCCATAGATCAACAGTCGAACCAAAATAAGTGA
- the LOC126917558 gene encoding kinesin-like protein unc-104 isoform X4: MSSVKVAVRVRPFNNREISREAQCIIEMSGNTTSILNPKAPPGSKDALKSFNYDYSYFSMDPNDANYSSQLMVYKDIGEEMLEHAFEGYNVCIFAYGQTGAGKSYTMMGKQEEGQEGIIPQICKDLFRKISRNSNECLKYSVEVSYMEIYCERVRDLLNPKNKGNLRVREHPLLGPYVEDLSKLAVMSYQDIHDLIDEGNKARTVAATNMNETSSRSHAVFTIFFTQQKQDSATGLVTEKVSKISLVDLAGSERADSTGAKGTRLKEGANINKSLTTLGKVISALAEIATKKKKKADFIPYRDSVLTWLLRENLGGNSKTAMIAAVSPADINYDETLSTLRYADRAKQIVCKAVVNEDANAKLIRELKEEIQKLRELLKQEGIDVQEGPDGKVTYEKKESRDEIVRATKREDDVKESRPRIPSHTTSTIAEEAVDQLQASEKLIAELNETWEEKLKRTEIIRLQREAVFAEMGVAVKEDGVTVGVFSPKKTPHLVNLNEDPLMSECLIYYIKDGFTRIGSAEANIPQDIQLCGPHILSEHCVFENHEGIITLIPKKGALIYVNGREVTEPIVLKTGSRVILGKNHVFRFNHPDQVRERREKGSPAETPGNGETVDWNFAQIELLEKQGIDLKAEMEKRLLALEEQFRKEKEEADQLFEEQRKNYEARIDALQRQVEEQSMTMSMYSSYTPEDFNNIEEDIFVNPLFDAESNWTEREFQLAAWAFRKWKYHQFTSLRDDLWGNAIFLKEANAISVELKKKVQFQFTLLTDTLYSPLPSDLLPVIDDEEEEERPFPRTIVAVEVQDTKNGATHYWTLDKLRQRLELMRHVYNEDSSPSTPEAKEDIFQCLTAYSNPKFSLANLLPSRQRLELMREMYHNEAELSPTSPDFNIESITGGDPFYDRFPWFRMVGRSFVYLSNLMYPVPLIHKVAIVNEKGDVKGYLRVAVQAVVEEENSEYSSGVRQSARISFEDDLFGNQKQNKRNTLLTQTLEKNRQILLHEERVVEGHNEQKEVKDEDDIGDADSGRGDSSVSSDMKEEDLPDHLQLGSEFTFRVTVLQAMGISTEYADIFCQFNFLHRHDEAFSTEPVKNTGKGCPPGFYHVQNITVTVTKSFLEYLKTQPIVFEVFGHYQQHPLHKDAKLEYVRQPPKRMLPPSIPISQPVRSPKFGSVLPSPSTSHVHAKYDVLVWFEICELAPNGEYVPSVVDHSDDLPCRGLFLLHQGIQRRIRITIVHEPASELRWKDVRELVVGRIRNTPEPEEEDNDSSVLSLGLFPGEYLEIPGDDRCMFRFEAAWDSSLHNSALLNRVTAYGEQIFMTISAYLELENCGRPAIITKDLSMIIYGRDARVGPRSLKHLFSGSYRNQEANRLSGVYELVLRRSSEAGSPGVQRRQRRVLDTSSTYVRGEENLHGWRPRGDSLIFDHQWELEKLTRLEEVERVRHTLLLREKLGIDKVSFCNKISHDFTKSEKEVCNMMAKATNETHASPVKLKRSTSKDVYEPWEMTEKEKELATKYIKLIQGRIPSKEPILLSDVSPGEDTMADMTASMISSVISSSSQESVYERASDYLEQAAGIIVWSRSKSCILRLSSPERARLQELQESILASESTNQPCTIAPAPLGSSSPSKENLVLYVPEVEEIRISPVIARKGYLNVLEHKTNGWKKRWVAVRRPYVLIFREEKDPVERALINLATAQVEYSEDQLAMVKVPNTFSVVTKHRGYLLQTLGDKEVYDWLYAINPLLAGQIRSKLARKGPATNLNNASPVGLVPPIDQQSNQNK, from the exons ATGTCGTCGGTAAAGGTGGCGGTGAGGGTACGGCCCTTCAACAATCGAGAGATCTCCCGTGAGGCACAATGTATTATCGAAATGTCCGGCAATACTACTT CGATATTGAATCCCAAAGCACCACCTGGCAGCAAAGATGCGCTCAAGAGCTTCAATTACGATTATTCCTATTTTTCCATGGAC CCAAACGACGCAAATTATTCTTCACAACTAATGGTCTACAAGGATATCGGCGAAGAGATGTTGGAGCATGCTTTCGAAG GTTACAACGTCTGTATATTCGCTTACGGACAGACCGGTGCTGGCAAATCATACACTATGATGGGTAAACAAGAAGAAGGTCAAGAGGGAATAATACCTCAAATTTGCAAGGACCTCTTTAGAAAAATCAGTCGCAATTCAAACGAGTGCCTGAAGTATTCTGTTGAAGTGAGTTATATGGAAATATACTGCGAAAGGGTGCGGGATCTCTTAAATCCCAAGAACAAAGGAAACCTTCGTGTACGGGAGCATCCTCTGCTTGGACCGTACGTTGAGGACCTGTCCAAATTGGCGGTGATGTCGTATCAAGATATTCATGATCTTATCGATGAAGGGAACAAGGCAAG AACGGTAGCAGCCACAAATATGAACGAAACGTCTAGCAGATCTCATGCCGTATTTACGATATTCTTCACGCAACAAAAGCAGGATTCTGCAACAGGATTAGTGACAGAAAAAGTCAGCAAAATCTCCCTGGTCGATTTGGCGGGTTCTGAAAGGGCTGATTCTACTGGTGCAAAGGGTACGAGATTGAAAGAAGGTGCCAATATTAATAAAAGCTTGACGACCCTTGGAAAGGTCATCAGTGCCCTTGCTGAAATT GCgactaaaaagaagaaaaaggctGATTTCATCCCCTATAGAGATTCTGTTCTAACGTGGCTTTTGAGAGAAAATCTAGGAGGTAATTCTAAAACAGCAATGATTGCGGCAGTGAGTCCAGCGGACATCAATTACGATGAAACCCTCTCCACCTTACG ATACGCAGACAGAGCGAAACAAATAGTTTGCAAAGCCGTCGTCAACGAAGACGCGAACGCGAAGCTTATCAGAGAACTCAAAGAAGAGATTCAAAAATTGCGGGAATTGCTGAAACAAGAGGGTATTGATGTGCAAGAAG GGCCAGATGGTAAAGTCACATATGAAAAGAAAGAATCTA GGGATGAAATCGTCCGAGCAACCAAACGCGAGGACGACGTGAAGGAAAGTCGGCCACGAATTCCATCTCACACCACATCGACTATCGCTGAAGAAGCAGTGGATCAATTGCAAGCTTCAGAAAAACTTATAGCcg AATTGAATGAAACATGGGAAGAGAAGCTGAAACGAACCGAGATAATTCGTTTACAACGCGAGGCGGTGTTCGCCGAAATGGGAGTTGCTGTGAAAGAGGATGGAGTCACGGTTGGTGTATTCTCTCCGAAAAAGACTCCTCACTTGGTGAATTTGAATGAGGATCCGCTCATGTCCGAGTGTTTGATTTACTACATCAAGGATGGCTTCACACGTATCGGTAGCGCTGAAGCTAACATACCGCAAGATATACAGTTATGTGGTCCTCATATACTGAGCGAGCACTGCGTCTTCGAAAATCACGAGGGTATTATTACCCTGATTCCGAAGAAAGGAGCTTTAATTTACGTGAATGGGCGTGAGGTCACTGAACCGATCGTTCTGAAGACCGGATCTCGCGTCATCTTAGGAAAGAATCATGTGTTCAGATTCAATCACCCTGATCAGG TCCGTGAACGAAGAGAGAAGGGATCTCCCGCAGAAACTCCTGGAAATGGAGAAACAGTCGACTGGAACTTTGCACAGATCGAATTGCTGGAAAAACAAGGAATTGATCTAAAAGCTGAGATGGAGAAGAGATTATTAGCTTTGGAAGAACAATTCCGCAAAGAGAAGGAAGAGGCGGACCAATTGTTCGAAGAACAAAGAAAG AACTACGAGGCCCGAATAGACGCACTGCAACGACAGGTTGAGGAACAAAGCATGACGATGTCAATGTACAGCAGTTATACCCCCGAAGACTTTAACAATATCGAGGAAGATATTTTCG TCAACCCCTTGTTTGACGCAGAGAGCAACTGGACCGAGAGAGAGTTCCAACTGGCCGCTTGGGCCTTCCGCAAGTGGAAATATCATCAATTCACAAGTCTTCGGGATGATCTATGGGGCAACGCTATATTCCTCAAAGAAGCTAACGCTATTTCTGTCGAACTCAAAAAGAAG GTACAATTCCAGTTTACTTTGCTCACGGATACGCTTTATTCGCCGCTTCCTTCGGATCTCTTGCCTGTCATTGACGACGAGGAAGAGGAGGAAAGACCATTCCCGCGTACTATAGTTGCTGTAGAAGTTCAAGACACGAAGAATGGCGCGACACATTACTGGACACTCGATAAACTTAG ACAGCGCTTGGAGTTGATGCGACACGTGTACAACGAGGACTCGAGCCCCAGCACTCCGGAGGCCAAAGAGGATATTTTCCAATGTCTAACCGCCTACTCTAATCCGAAGTTCTCGCTCGCAAATCTTTTGCCTTCGAG ACAAAGACTTGAACTGATGCGAGAAATGTATCACAACGAGGCAGAATTGTCGCCGACATCCCCGGATTTCAATATCGAGTCCATCACTGGAGGTGATCCATTCTACGACCGTTTTCCCTGGTTCCGAATGGTCGGCAG GTCTTTCGTATATCTAAGCAATCTTATGTATCCTGTACCATTGATCCACAAAGTAGCGATAGTAAACGAAAAGGGAGACGTAAAAGGCTACTTGCGTGTAGCCGTGCAAGCTGTTGTTG AAGAGGAAAACAGTGAATACTCAAGTGGCGTCAGACAGTCAGCTAGAATTTCATTCGAGGACGACTTGTTTGGAAATCAGAAGCAGAACAAACGCAACACTCTGTTAACCCAAACTCTTGAGAAGAACCGACAAATTCTGTTACACGAGGAACGCGTCGTGGAGGGCCACAACGAGCAAAAGGAGGTGAAAGACGAAGACGATATCGGCGATGCAGACAGTGGCAGAGGGGATAGCTCAGTTTCCAGCGACATGAAGGAAGAGGATCTACCGGATCATTTGCAACTTGGCTCTGAATTCACATTCAGGGTTACCGTGTTACAGGCCATGGGCATTTCCACCGAATATGCTGACATTTTTTGCCAATTCAA TTTCTTGCATCGACACGATGAGGCATTTTCAACTGAGCCAGTAAAAAATACAGGAAAAGGATGTCCTCCTGGATTTTATCACGTACAAAAT ATCACGGTGACGGTAACAAAATCATTCTTGGAATATCTAAAAACTCAGCCAATCGTTTTCGAAGTTTTTGGACACTATCAGCAACATCCTCTGCATAAAGATGCAAAACTGGAATA CGTAAGACAACCACCGAAGAGAATGCTTCCGCCATCTATACCTATCAGTCAACCCGTACGTTCGCCGAAATTCGGCAGTGTTTTACCATCTCCGAGCACCTCACACGTGCACGCGAAATACGATGTATTAGTTTGGTTTGAGATTTGCGAGTTAGCGCCGAACGGTGAATACGTACCATCCGTGGTCGACCATAGCGACGATCTACCGTGTCGTGGATTGTTTTTGCTCCATCAGGGAATCCAGCGTCGGATTCGAATTACCATTGTACACGAACCAGCGTCTGAGCTGCGATGGAAAGATGTAAGAGAGTTGGTCGTCGGACGTATTAGAAACACGCCAGAACCGGAGGAGGAGGACAATGATTCGTCGGTGCTTTCGTTAGGGCTTTTCCCTGGCGAATATCTAGAAATACCTGGTGATGATAGATGCATGTTCAGATTCGAGGCAGCGTGGGATAGTTCTCTTCATAATTCGGCCTTGCTCAATAGAGTTACAGCTTACGGAGAACAAATTTTCATGACAATTTCTGCTTACCTCGAG TTGGAGAATTGTGGAAGACCAGCGATCATCACGAAAGACTTGAGTATGATCATTTATGGCAGAGACGCCAGAGTAGGGCCACGTTCTCTGAAGCATCTATTCAGCGGAAGCTATCGCAATCAAGAAGCAAACAGACTCAGTGGTGTTTACGAGCTGGTCTTGCGTCGTTCTTCGGAAGCAGGTAGCCCAG GCGTTCAGAGGAGACAACGGCGTGTATTGGACACCAGCTCTACATATGTTAGAGGAGAGGAGAATCTTCATGGATGGAGACCACGGGGAGATAGCTTAATATTCGATCACCAATGGGAGTTAGAAAAATTGACAAGATTAGAAGAGGTGGAGAGAGTAAGACACACGCTATTGTTACGAGAAAAGCTCGGTATCGACAAAGTGTCATTCTGCAATAAAATATCTCATGATTTCACAAAGAGTGAGAAG GAGGTCTGCAACATGATGGCGAAAGCGACGAATGAAACGCATGCCAGCCCGGTGAAATTGAAGCGTTCAACTAGTAAAGACGTTTACGAGCCTTGGGAGATGaccgaaaaagaaaaagaactagCCACGAAGTATATCAAACTTATTCAAGGTCGCATTCCAAGCAAAGAACCCATTCTATTGTCCGACGTTTCACCCGGAGAAGACACTATGGCCGATATGACGGCATCTATGATATCTTCGGTGATATCATCCTCGTCCCAAGAGTCAGTATACGAGAGAGCTAGTGATTACTTAGAGCAG GCTGCTGGTATAATAGTATGGAGCAGATCTAAGTCGTGCATCCTTAGGTTAAGTTCACCGGAGAGAGCTAGACTGCAGGAACTGCAGGAGAGTATATTAGCCAGTGAATCCACTAATCAACCGTGTACAATCGCACCGGCTCCATTGGGTTCATCTTCCCCATCGAAGGAGAATTTGGTACTCTACGTGCCGGAAGTCGAAGAAATTCGCATCAGTCCGGTTATTGCCAGAAAAGGATACCTAAATGTTCTCGAACACAAGACTAATGGTTGGAAGAAACGTTGGGTG GCTGTACGACGACCATACGTTTTGATCTTTCGAGAAGAAAAGGACCCAGTGGAGAGAGCTCTCATTAATTTAGCTACTGCTCAAGTTGAATATTCTGAAGATCAATTAGCTATGGTGAAAGTACCAAATACTTTCAG CGTTGTTACAAAACATCGaggatatttattgcaaacttTAGGAGATAAGGAGGTTTATGACTGGCTGTACGCTATTAATCCTCTTCTTGCTGGTCAAATCAG GTCAAAACTAGCACGCAAGGGGCCAGCTACGAATCTGAATAACGCTTCGCCTGTTGGTCTAGTCCCGCCCATAGATCAACAGTCGAACCAAAATAAGTGA